CAAACTGATCAATTATCTAGCCGCCGGCAGTTTCCAGGGACTGCGACCCATGCGCTATGAAAAGCGCGTGGCGCGCAACCGCTTTCTCTGGCTGGTCATCGGATTCTTCCTGTTGCTGCTGGGGATTGTTTCCGTCTTTGTCCGCAACAAGTGAGGCTCATGCCCGACTTGTTTTTCCAGGAGAACGATTGACCTGTGAACCCACGATCAAAGAGCGCCCTCACTATTCCGATCATCACGGCGGACGGCGTATTCAAGGCGCATTATTCTACGCGGGGACTGGCACGACTGGAATTTCCTTCCAGCCATCAACAAGACAAAGTGCGAGTTGCAACGGTTAATTCGGTGCCCGCCCCGGTGCGTCGCTGGCACGTCGTCACAATCGAAGCGTTGAAACTAGCTCTGGCTGGAAGGACACCGAAAAAGCTGCCGCGCCTCGACCTTTCAAGCGGGACCGCGTTTCAGCAGCAGGTGTGGAATGCGCTGCGCCAGATTGCGGCGGGAAAAACGCGCAGCTACGGCGACATCGCGCGCTTCATCGGAAAACCCAAAGCAGTGCGCGCCGTGGGTGGCGCGTGCGGCGCAAATCCGATTCCAGTATTCGTGCCGTGCCATCGCGTGCTGGCGGCCAATCACCGGCTCGGTGGTTTTTCCGGCGGTTTGGACTGGAAGCGAAAGTTGCTCGCGCGGGAAGGAGTCCGCTTTGAAAACGGGCAACTCGATATGATAGCTGCGTAAACGACGATTGTTCAAGCCGCTTTCGGTGACTGCCGTCCGTGTCCCGAACGGTGGCTGACTTTTCCACGAATCGTCAGCATGAGCAGTCCGCCCAACAGGCCGAATGGCGCCATGAAGTAAAAGTAGTTGCCCCAACTCTTGTCCAGGAGTTGACCAAGAAAATATCCGGCCAGACTGCCGCCAAAATACTGGAAAGAATCGATGACGCCGCAAGCAAAGCCGGCCATTTTCCGTCCGCCGATGTCCATGGCGGCGGCGGTGCCGAGAATCGAATGAGTCGAATTGGCAGTGAACGAAATGAGCACCAGAAAAACGACGGCGGCATTCGCCGTGTGGAATTGCGCGGCCAGCAAAATGACCACCGTCTCCAGAAAATAAAGCCACGCCGCCACTGGTGCGCGCCGGCCACCGAACAGCGTGTCGGAAAGGTAGCCCGACGCCAGCGATCCAGCCGAGGCGACAAACGGAATGAGGAATCCAAGAAATTGAAATTGGGCGGACTGGAGGTCCATGTGGTGAACTTCCTGCATGAAGCGCGGAAACCACTGGTCCACGCCCTGTCGCACCGCGCCCGTGCACGCATAGGCCAGCGCAACAATCCAGATCACCGGGTTGGTGGCAATGGTCTTGAACACGACGCGGAATTGAGCGCGAACGTCGGTGTCTGCATGATCGGCTTCGCCGGGATGCGCGCCGTGGAAGCCCGCTTCTTCCGGCGTCTCTTTCACCGTGAGAGCCATGCCGATGGCGACCAGCGCGCAAATCATTGAAGGCACCCAGAATAACCAGCGCCAGTGCAACGCCGGCACGTGCCACATCCCTAAAAATGTGAAGCCCGCCAGCAACGCCGGGCCGAGCGTGAAGATTCCAAACCGGCCGAGATTGATCATGAATCCAAAAATGCCCGCAAACCGTCCCCGTTCGGTCTGACCAAACCAAGCGGTGTTGATCTTCACCATGCCGGGCGCGCCGAAGGACTGGAGATACCCATCGATGCCGCGAATGACCACGAACAATCCCAA
The sequence above is drawn from the Verrucomicrobiota bacterium genome and encodes:
- a CDS encoding methylated-DNA--[protein]-cysteine S-methyltransferase, whose translation is MITADGVFKAHYSTRGLARLEFPSSHQQDKVRVATVNSVPAPVRRWHVVTIEALKLALAGRTPKKLPRLDLSSGTAFQQQVWNALRQIAAGKTRSYGDIARFIGKPKAVRAVGGACGANPIPVFVPCHRVLAANHRLGGFSGGLDWKRKLLAREGVRFENGQLDMIAA
- a CDS encoding MFS transporter, with the translated sequence MNRAASSPSPRRNYLPGFRARRGLNWGFIGLLYTSFYMCRYNFSIANKSISEEFGFSRAQMGTIITTALLAYACGQIINGLLADKMGGKRAMLIGAIGTIAMNILFGAASFWGLLGLFVVIRGIDGYLQSFGAPGMVKINTAWFGQTERGRFAGIFGFMINLGRFGIFTLGPALLAGFTFLGMWHVPALHWRWLFWVPSMICALVAIGMALTVKETPEEAGFHGAHPGEADHADTDVRAQFRVVFKTIATNPVIWIVALAYACTGAVRQGVDQWFPRFMQEVHHMDLQSAQFQFLGFLIPFVASAGSLASGYLSDTLFGGRRAPVAAWLYFLETVVILLAAQFHTANAAVVFLVLISFTANSTHSILGTAAAMDIGGRKMAGFACGVIDSFQYFGGSLAGYFLGQLLDKSWGNYFYFMAPFGLLGGLLMLTIRGKVSHRSGHGRQSPKAA